In Cicer arietinum cultivar CDC Frontier isolate Library 1 chromosome 1, Cicar.CDCFrontier_v2.0, whole genome shotgun sequence, one DNA window encodes the following:
- the LOC101489772 gene encoding NADPH HC-toxin reductase 1-like: MERNCKVCVTGGAGYIGSLLVKKLLAKGYTVHATLRSLKDERKVGLLRGFPYANTRLVLFEADIYKPDEFGVAIEGCEFVFHIATPFQHQIHSQFKSVGEAAIEGVKSIVRNCIKSGTVKRLIYTGSVVASSPVKEDGSGYKDFLDETCWTPLHSSLPSLHLDYVDSKTLAERELLMTYGKDENGSGGVEVVSLACGLVGGEGLLNYISSSVAVIISPLKDNETAYQSLKFLEDLCGKIPLVHIDDVCEAHIFCAEVPSINGRFLVANSYVSSAEIAKYYFQNYPQFNLKEKYLEGSNRPIKWASTKLTDKGFAYKYDFKMILDDSIKSARRTSDLSL, translated from the exons ATGGAAAGGAATTGCAAGGTGTGTGTCACCGGTGGTGCTGGTTATATTGGCTCCCTCCTAGTCAAAAAGCTTTTAGCAAAGGGCTACACCGTTCATGCTACTCTTAGAAGCTTGA AGGACGAGAGGAAAGTAGGACTTCTAAGAGGGTTCCCTTATGCAAATACTAGACTTGTGTTATTTGAAGCTGACATATACAAACCAGATGAGTTTGGGGTTGCAATTGAAGGTTGTGAGTTTGTATTTCACATTGCTACTCCCTttcaacatcaaattcattcacag TTTAAGAGTGTAGGTGAAGCCGCAATAGAAGGGGTAAAAAGCATTGTTAGGAATTGTATAAAATCAGGAACAGTGAAGCGTTTGATTTACACAGGCAGCGTGGTTGCTTCTTCTCCGGTGAAGGAAGATGGAAGTGGTTACAAAGACTTCCTTGATGAAACTTGTTGGACGCCTCTTCATTCTTCTCTCCCCTCTCTCCATCTg gATTATGTTGATTCAAAGACATTGGCTGAGAGAGAATTATTAATGACTTATggtaaagatgaaaatggaagTGGTGGAGTTGAGGTGGTAAGTCTAGCTTGTGGCCTAGTGGGAGGGGAGGGTCTTCTCAATTACATATCCTCAAGTGTTGCAGTGATTATCTCTCCGCTTAAAGACAATGAAACCGCATATCAATCTTTGAAGTTCTTAGAAGATTTATGTGGAAAAATTCCACTAGTCCACATTGATGATGTTTGTGAAGCACATATCTTTTGTGCCGAGGTTCCATCTATCAATGGAAGATTCTTGGTTGCTAACTCATATGTATCATCAGCTGAAATAGCAAagtattattttcaaaactatcCACAATTTAATTTGAAGGAGAA GTATTTGGAAGGCTCAAACAGGCCAATCAAATGGGCCTCAACAAAGCTTACAGATAAAGGATTTGCTTACAAGTATGATTTCAAGATGATATTGGATGATAGTATCAAATCCGCAAGAAGAACAAGCGACCTTAGtctctaa
- the LOC101490091 gene encoding uncharacterized protein At4g19900 has product MEDHNHPFLYFPFLLLHQLLRNLKRYFLSILFTLPSSFFALLLLFLLTYNAFSVFSIHIPHSPKKPLFLPPPSHTKPKLSSSVFLALKEDNSPTINKTHFTLLHKLPIHKSKRVKKHKRGLTGFHIETHSSLFHTKINTFFNGNSSFSSSCSCKFRFFMTWISPLKAFGERELLSVESLFKSHPKACLVIVSKSMDSEKGTEILTPFVKNGFRVIAIAPDFNYIFKNTLAESWFNRLKEGNVNPGEVSLGQNLSNLLRLSLLYKFGGIYIDADVMILKSFSNFRNTIGAQNIDVKTNKWNRLNNAVLIFDKNHPLLFKFIEEFALTFDGNKWGHNGPYLISRVVSRVSGREGFNNFSVVPPSAFYPVDWRGIRSLFIGPRDEVHSKWLVKKMKQIHEESFAVHLWNRQSRKLKVVKGSIVDSIISSCCIFCNMT; this is encoded by the coding sequence ATGGAGGATCATAATCATCCTTTCCTATATTTCCCATTTCTTCTCCTTCACCAACTCCTTCGCAACCTCAAAAGATATTTCCTTTCCATTCTCTTCACTCTACCATCATCTTTCTTTgctcttcttcttctctttctcttaACTTACAATGCTTTCTCAGTTTTCTCCATTCACATTCCTCATTCCCCCAAAAAACCTCTATTTCTTCCTCCACCATCACACACCAAACCAAAACTTTCTTCTTCTGTGTTTTTAGCACTCAAAGAAGATAATTCACCAACCATCAACAAAACCCATTTCACTCTTCTCCATAAACTTCCCATTCACAAATCCAAAAGGGTTAAAAAACACAAACGTGGCTTAACAGGCTTCCACATTGAAACACATTCCTCACTTTTCCACACAAAAATCAATACTTTTTTCAATGGAaactcttctttttcttcttcttgttcttgCAAGTTTAGATTTTTTATGACTTGGATTTCACCCTTGAAAGCATTTGGTGAGAGAGAGTTGTTATCAGTTGAAAGTTTGTTCAAGTCACACCCAAAAGCTTGTTTGGTCATAGTTTCAAAATCAATGGATTCTGAAAAAGGAACTGAGATTTTAACACCCTTTGTGAAAAATGGCTTTAGAGTCATTGCCATTGCACCTGATTTCAACTATATCTTCAAAAACACTCTTGCTGAATCTTGGTTTAATCGGTTAAAAGAAGGGAATGTGAATCCTGGTGAAGTTTCTTTAGGCCAAAACCTCTCAAATTTACTAAGACTTTCTCTTTTGTATAAATTTGGAGGCATTTATATAGATGCTGATGTTATGATCTTGAAGAGTTTTTCTAACTTCAGAAACACTATTGGAGCACAGAACATTGatgtcaaaacaaataaatggaACCGTTTGAACAATGCCGTATTAATATTTGACAAAAACCACCCTTTACTTTTCAAGTTCATTGAGGAATTTGCACTAACTTTTGATGGTAACAAGTGGGGGCATAATGGTCCTTATTTAATATCTAGAGTGGTTTCTAGAGTGAGTGGAAGAGAAGGGTTTAATAATTTCAGTGTGGTTCCACCTTCTGCCTTTTATCCTGTGGATTGGAGAGGTATAAGGAGTTTGTTTATAGGGCCTAGAGATGAGGTTCATTCAAAATGGTTGGTTAAGAAGATGAAGCAAATTCATGAAGAAAGTTTTGCAGTGCATCTTTGGAATAGGCAAAGTAGGAAGTTAAAGGTGGTCAAAGGAAGTATTGTTGATAGCATCATATCTAGCTGTTGCATCTTCTGCAACATGACTTAG
- the LOC101490740 gene encoding uncharacterized protein yields MAADTLPYQNGVVSNSNSSSADAVSVKKPRENDRRRRRRKPKKNNKKSSEQPTPNTAEDSDDAKENTDPKQVVEHVEIEYVPEKADLDEGMDEEFRKIFEKFSFSDVIASEETDKKDESAENAATNKKADSDSDEDEENENELKEKGVSNKKKKLQRRMKIAQLKQVSSRPDVVEVWDATAADPKLLVFLKSYRNTVPVPRHWCQKRKFLQGKRGIEKQPFQLPDFIAATGIEKIRQAYIEKEDSKKLKQKQRERMQPKMGKMDIDYQVLHDAFFKYQTKPKLTSLGDLYHEGKEFEVKLREMKPGMLSHELKEALGMPEGAPPPWLINMQRYGPPLSYPHLKIPGLNAPIPTGASFGYHPGGWGKPPVDTNGCPLYGDVFGVQQEQPNYEEEPIDKTKHWGDLEEEEEEEEEEEEEEEEEMEDEELQDGIQSVDSLSSTPTGVETPDVIDLRKQQRNKEPERPLYQVLEEKEEKIGAGSLLVPGHTYVVGTGSGTQDKAGAKRVDLLKGQKADKVDVTLQPEELEAMENVLPAKYEEAREEEKLRSQREDFSDMVAENEKKRKRKMQEKEGKSKKKDFKF; encoded by the exons ATGGCCGCGGATACGCTTCCTTATCAAAACGGCGTCGTTTCCAACTCAAATTCATCCTCCGCCGATGCCGTCTCCGTCAAGAAACCGCGGGAGAACGACCGACGTCGTCGCCGCAGGAAGCcgaagaaaaacaacaaaaaatcatCCGAACAACCGACTCCTAACACCGCCGAAGACAGTGACGACGCTAAGGAGAATACTGATCCGAAGCAG GTTGTTGAACATGTTGAAATTGAGTATGTACCAGAGAAGGCAGACCTAGACGAAGGCATGGATGAagaatttagaaaaatatttgagaaattTAGTTTCAGTGATGTCATTGCTTCAGAG GAAACTGATAAGAAGGATGAGTCGGCAGAAAATGCAGCTACTAATAAGAAGGCTGATTCTGATTccgatgaagatgaagaaaacgaaaatgagctaaaagaaaaaggtgtatcaaataagaagaaaaag CTTCAACGACGAATGAAAATTGCTCAACTGAAACAAGTTAGCTCAAGACCTGATGTTGTTGAG GTTTGGGATGCTACAGCAGCAGATCCAAAGTTGCTGGTGTTTTTGAAATCTTATCGGAATACTGTACCTGTTCCTAGGCATTGgtgtcaaaagagaaaattttTGCAG GGGAAACGGGGTATTGAAAAACAACCCTTTCAGCTTCCTGATTTCATTGCTGCCACTGGAATTGAGAAAATCAGACAG GCTTATATTGAGAAAGAGGACAGTAAAAAGTTGAAACAAAAGCAAAGAGAACGCATGCAACCAAAAATGGGAAAAATGGATATAGACTACCAG GTTCTTCATGATGCCTTTTTTAAGTACCAGACAAAGCCAAAGTTGACATCCCTTGGGGACTTGTATCACGAAGGAAAAGAATTTGAG GTTAAGTTGAGGGAGATGAAACCTGGGATGTTATCACATGAGTTGAAAGAAGCTCTTGGTATGCCCGAGGGCGCTCCTCCTCCATGGCTTATTAATATGCAG AGATACGGTCCTCCACTGTCATACCCTCATCTGAAAATCCCTGGACTGAATGCTCCCATTCCCACTGGAGCTAGCTTTGGTTATCATCCTGGCGGATGGGGAAAACCTCCAGTTGACACG AATGGATGCCCACTGTATGGAGATGTTTTTGGTGTTCAACAAGAACAGCCTAACTATGAG GAAGAGCCGATTGATAAGACCAAACACTGGGGTGATTTGGaggaggaggaagaagaagaggaggaagaagaggaggaggaggaaGAAGAAATGGAGGATGAGGAACTTCAAGATGGTATCCAATCTGTTGATAGTCTGTCAAG CACTCCCACTGGAGTGGAGACACCTGATGTTATTGACCTACGTAAGCAACAGAGAAATAAGGAGCCTGAGAGGCCGCTTTATCAA GTCCttgaagagaaagaagaaaaaattggtGCAGGATCTTTACTTGTACCCGGACACAC TTATGTGGTTGGGACTGGCTCCGGCACCCAGGACAAGGCAGGTGCTAAAAGG GTCGATTTGCTTAAAGGCCAGAAGGCAGATAAAGTGGATGTCACTTTACAACCTGAAGAGTTGGAGGCCATGGAAAATGTTTTGCCTGCAAA GTATGAAGAAGCAAGGGAGGAAGAGAAGTTGCGTAGTCAACGAGAAGATTTCAGTGACATGGTTGCAGAG AatgaaaagaagagaaaaagaaagatgcAAGAAAAGGAGGGCAAGTCGAAGAAGAAGGACTTTAAGTTTTAG
- the LOC101491064 gene encoding uncharacterized protein encodes MGLSSKQVSSNRDIDWNQTLLQDQNLELPKSLPMKKQQQQQQTQQSEAVKCPRCDSTNTKFCYYNNYNKSQPRHYCRACKRHWTKGGTLRNVPVGGGRKNKRLKKSTPPTSINTSTNTTINTTTKTSISTTPTTSNTNMDADFNTNMTKIQTSHQKQNLSEFGIGNGMFLSTSMPFTQNQSFLFPFSNSTSFDTNTCAAVSTSLKSSNNVYNYGEEFKTMEDSNINSVIPSTSGGNITQPWEMPATSNGMEMSNYWSWEDIDSLVSTDLNVPWDDSDIKP; translated from the coding sequence ATGGGTTTGAGTTCTAAACAAGTTTCTTCTAATAGAGATATTGATTGGAACCAAACCTTGTTGCAAGATCAAAACTTGGAGCTGCCAAAATCTCTTCCTATGaagaaacaacaacaacaacaacaaactcAACAATCAGAAGCTGTGAAATGTCCAAGATGTGATTCTACTAACACCAAATTTTGTTACTACAACAACTACAACAAATCTCAACCTCGCCATTATTGTAGAGCTTGTAAAAGACATTGGACAAAAGGTGGAACTTTACGCAATGTTCCTGTTGGTGGTGGTAGAAAGAATAAGAGACTCAAAAAATCAACCCCCCCAACTTCTATTAACACCTCCACAAACACTACTATTAACACCACCACAAAAACTTCTATTAGCACCACCCCCACAACTTCAAATACAAACATGGATGCTGATTTCAATACCAACAtgacaaaaattcaaacttCACACCAAAAACAGAATCTTTCTGAGTTTGGTATTGGTAATGGCATGTTTCTTAGTACATCTATGCCTTTTACTCAAAATCAAAGCTTTTTATTCCCATTTTCAAACTCAACCTCTTTTGATACAAATACATGTGCTGCAGTATCAACCTCTTTGAAATCATCCAATAATGTATATAACTATGGTGAAGAGTTTAAAACAATGGAGGATTCAAATATTAACAGTGTAATTCCAAGTACTAGTGGTGGCAATATCACACAGCCATGGGAGATGCCTGCAACAAGTAATGGAATGGAAATGTCAAACTATTGGAGTTGGGAGGATATTGATTCTTTGGTCTCAACTGATCTTAATGTTCCTTGGGATGATTCTGATATCAAACCTTGA
- the LOC101491377 gene encoding putative nuclear RNA export factor SDE5 isoform X2, translated as MEVAGQNIVIYDEDKALKFLLEAFGHSYSLEEIASAYCKASRNLDLAAEILYEMKGSSSTSGTLSSSSDTKVEESSESSDGHPFENSFHGKKSFRPKVRPVSTGSVSSIIGKSYVRPVPSVNRSNGTTKPAKLDAKTLPMTGIWRENSKSEPKSSKHDHLQDDMEEFLFKMLGDGFQLDRNMIREVLGTCGYDMQKSLEKLLDQSAMDLDKRPAVGHDSPGKLADMKPKSEASPSERKSWDSRGNGNIYSIKEVELHQRQKERHDIQKEVLSNLFSYPEHFEEPPKRIVRGLNKNSPYGVGHVVFEPPKDSPEEYKIDMDFGRRANEADGEDEADYQCVRKAVKEYRVTMMEYYKAAVDAFAKGDQIKAQKFLDEGQFYLKKAREADEESSRMILETRTTEAQEMVLDLSDHEPKDAIRLLKCHLSSLSGITSFDCLKVIFNPNDQAKKKRSCRRVVLKLLEEESIKWIEGEMAGTILIRLDNIERKRLSFFKT; from the exons ATGGAAGTCGCAGGCCAGAACATAGTAATATACGATGAAGATAAGGCATTGAAGTTCTTGCTTGAGGCCTTTGGACATTCATATTCACTTGAAGAAATAGCTTCTGCCTATTGTAAGGCAAGCCGGAATTTAGACTTGGCTGCGGAAATTTTGTATGAAATGAAGGGGAGTTCCTCAACCTCTGGAACCCTTTCATCTAGTTCAGACACCAAGGTGGAAGAGTCTTCAGAATCATCTGATGGACATCCTTTTGAAAATTCATTTCATGGAAAGAAAAGTTTCAGGCCCAAAGTTCGCCCAGTTTCAACTGGTTCTGTTTCAAGCATTATTGGTAAAAGTTATGTTAGACCCGTGCCATCTGTAAATAGGTCTAATGGTACAACTAAACCGGCTAAGTTGGATGCAAAGACGCTGCCAATGACCGGAATCTGGCGTGAAAACAGCAAGTCAGAGCCAAAATCTTCAAAGCACGATCATCTTCAAGACGACATGGAGGAATTCTTATTCAAAATGCTTGGAGATGGCTTTCAGCTGGACAGAAATATGATACGTGAAGTTCTTG GTACTTGCGGGTATGACATGCAAAAG AGCTTGGAAAAACTACTAGATCAGTCAGCCATGGATTTGGACAAAAGGCCAGCTGTTGGTCATGATTCACCTGGGAAG CTTGCAGATATGAAACCAAAATCTGAAGCATCACCATCTGAAAGAAAGTCTTGGGATTCAAGAGG AAATGgaaatatatattcaatcaaaGAAGTGGAACTACATCAGCGGCAGAAAGAGAGACATGACATTCAGAAAGAAGTATTGTCGAATTTGTTTAGTTACCCTGAGCATTTTGAGGAGCCTCCTAAAAGAATTGTAAGGGGTTTGAATAAGAATTCACCATATGGAGTTGGACATGTGGTCTTTGAACCTCCCAAAGACTCACCAGAAGAATACAAGATAGACATGGACTTCGGGCGACGAGCAAATGAAGCTG ATGGGGAGGACGAAGCTGATTACCAATGCGTGCGAAAAGCTGTGAAGGAATATCGGGTCACAATGATGGAATATTACAAAGCA GCTGTTGATGCATTTGCAAAGGGAGATCAAATCAAAGCCCAAAAATTCTTAGATGAG GGGCAATTTTACCTAAAGAAGGCAAGGGAAGCTGATGAAGAATCTAGCAGAATGATTCTTGAAACTAG AACTACAGAAGCCCAAGAGATGGTACTTGACTTGAGCGACCATGAACCAAAGGATGCAATTAGGCTACTGAAGTGTCATCTTTCTTCTCTTTCTGGAATTACAT CATTTGACTGCCTCAAGGTTATCTTCAATCCAAATGATCAAGCTAAGAAGAAAAGGTCTTGTAGACGAGTG GTGTTAAAACTATTGGAGGAGGAATCTATAAAGTGGATTGAAGGAGAAATGGCTGGGACTATATTGATCCGCTTAGATAACATAGAGCGTAAAAGGTTGAGTTTTTTCAAAACATAG
- the LOC101491377 gene encoding putative nuclear RNA export factor SDE5 isoform X1 has translation MEVAGQNIVIYDEDKALKFLLEAFGHSYSLEEIASAYCKASRNLDLAAEILYEMKGSSSTSGTLSSSSDTKVEESSESSDGHPFENSFHGKKSFRPKVRPVSTGSVSSIIGKSYVRPVPSVNRSNGTTKPAKLDAKTLPMTGIWRENSKSEPKSSKHDHLQDDMEEFLFKMLGDGFQLDRNMIREVLGTCGYDMQKSLEKLLDQSAMDLDKRPAVGHDSPGKLADMKPKSEASPSERKSWDSRGNGNIYSIKEVELHQRQKERHDIQKEVLSNLFSYPEHFEEPPKRIVRGLNKNSPYGVGHVVFEPPKDSPEEYKIDMDFGRRANEADGEDEADYQCVRKAVKEYRVTMMEYYKAAVDAFAKGDQIKAQKFLDEGQFYLKKAREADEESSRMILETSRTTEAQEMVLDLSDHEPKDAIRLLKCHLSSLSGITSFDCLKVIFNPNDQAKKKRSCRRVVLKLLEEESIKWIEGEMAGTILIRLDNIERKRLSFFKT, from the exons ATGGAAGTCGCAGGCCAGAACATAGTAATATACGATGAAGATAAGGCATTGAAGTTCTTGCTTGAGGCCTTTGGACATTCATATTCACTTGAAGAAATAGCTTCTGCCTATTGTAAGGCAAGCCGGAATTTAGACTTGGCTGCGGAAATTTTGTATGAAATGAAGGGGAGTTCCTCAACCTCTGGAACCCTTTCATCTAGTTCAGACACCAAGGTGGAAGAGTCTTCAGAATCATCTGATGGACATCCTTTTGAAAATTCATTTCATGGAAAGAAAAGTTTCAGGCCCAAAGTTCGCCCAGTTTCAACTGGTTCTGTTTCAAGCATTATTGGTAAAAGTTATGTTAGACCCGTGCCATCTGTAAATAGGTCTAATGGTACAACTAAACCGGCTAAGTTGGATGCAAAGACGCTGCCAATGACCGGAATCTGGCGTGAAAACAGCAAGTCAGAGCCAAAATCTTCAAAGCACGATCATCTTCAAGACGACATGGAGGAATTCTTATTCAAAATGCTTGGAGATGGCTTTCAGCTGGACAGAAATATGATACGTGAAGTTCTTG GTACTTGCGGGTATGACATGCAAAAG AGCTTGGAAAAACTACTAGATCAGTCAGCCATGGATTTGGACAAAAGGCCAGCTGTTGGTCATGATTCACCTGGGAAG CTTGCAGATATGAAACCAAAATCTGAAGCATCACCATCTGAAAGAAAGTCTTGGGATTCAAGAGG AAATGgaaatatatattcaatcaaaGAAGTGGAACTACATCAGCGGCAGAAAGAGAGACATGACATTCAGAAAGAAGTATTGTCGAATTTGTTTAGTTACCCTGAGCATTTTGAGGAGCCTCCTAAAAGAATTGTAAGGGGTTTGAATAAGAATTCACCATATGGAGTTGGACATGTGGTCTTTGAACCTCCCAAAGACTCACCAGAAGAATACAAGATAGACATGGACTTCGGGCGACGAGCAAATGAAGCTG ATGGGGAGGACGAAGCTGATTACCAATGCGTGCGAAAAGCTGTGAAGGAATATCGGGTCACAATGATGGAATATTACAAAGCA GCTGTTGATGCATTTGCAAAGGGAGATCAAATCAAAGCCCAAAAATTCTTAGATGAG GGGCAATTTTACCTAAAGAAGGCAAGGGAAGCTGATGAAGAATCTAGCAGAATGATTCTTGAAACTAG CAGAACTACAGAAGCCCAAGAGATGGTACTTGACTTGAGCGACCATGAACCAAAGGATGCAATTAGGCTACTGAAGTGTCATCTTTCTTCTCTTTCTGGAATTACAT CATTTGACTGCCTCAAGGTTATCTTCAATCCAAATGATCAAGCTAAGAAGAAAAGGTCTTGTAGACGAGTG GTGTTAAAACTATTGGAGGAGGAATCTATAAAGTGGATTGAAGGAGAAATGGCTGGGACTATATTGATCCGCTTAGATAACATAGAGCGTAAAAGGTTGAGTTTTTTCAAAACATAG